cgccggcgtccgCCAGGTCCTCCTccgggcgcagcaggtGCGAGTACACAATCTTTTCCGAGAGCGTCAGCGGGCGGTCCTTGAGCAgcgggcgcacggccgcgagctggtcgacaAGCTCCGCATagcgcggcatgcgcgaAGGGTGCACACGTTCCGTTGCAAGCGAAGCATAGCGCGCGACAcccgcacgcagcggcgtccGCACCACCGGCCTCATTCCACTCCGCATCGTTGCAGAAAGATACCACGTGACTTTTCCCCGAGCCACGATGGAGCTTGCGACGTGGGCGATGGATGCGCACCTCTGGCGCGAGGGCCGCATCGCGGTGTgggagcaggcgccggccgtcaCTGGATGTGCGGCTTGGCTCTGCGATCAGGTCGAGGGGTGGGGCCCCAtgtcgcgcatgcgcgactTTGATTTGACGCCCTGCTTCCAGGCCGTGGCGCTGTGGCTCGTGCCTAGCATCGTGTTTCTTGCACTCGCGTTCCGTGCGCTAAACAAGCTGACCGAGAAGCCCGTGGaagagcgcggcgagacTTCGCTGAACCTCTTGCACGAAAAGGACGGCATCACTTCGGTgattgcgctgctcggcgccgccgaacTCGCCGTGATGATcggcctgcgtgcgcacgccacCGACGGATCGCTCGCGCTAacgagcggcgtgcagaTTCTCGCTGGGCTCGTGACGACCCTTGCATACGTCGTCGCGATCCTCCTCCAGCACGCCAACCACCTGCGCGAGAGCCactcgagcgactcggcgctTCTCTTTTGGCTCGTACACCTCTTTGCGGGCCCGATCCGCctccgcacgctcgtgcagctcgcgccgaAGGCGTCGGTGATCCAGCTGCTGATGGTCGTGCCGTTCTGCATGCGCCTCCTGCtggtgctcgtcgagtTTGTGCTCGAGTGCCAGCcggtcgagggcgacgaaGGCACGATTGCGCTTCCGGAAGACGACGGGATGATTACGTTTGGGGAGGAGGCGCCTGCTGAAGAGGTGCCGCCGTTCGATCCGCTGTACAACCCCGTGCAGTcgccgctcgagacggCGAACCTCTTTTCGCGCCTCACCTTCCACTGGATGCAGCCGATGatgacgctcggcgcaaaGCGCTTCCTTACCGAGTCGGACATGTGGGCGCTGCCCCACGGCGAGGACACGGAAaacctcggcgacgcctTCCAGCGCAGCTGGGACAGGCTCACGGAAAAGATCGCGATGCagggccgcacgctcgaggcgacgcgccgcatccgTTTCTGGACCGCGCTCTTTTACTCGTACGGGCCAATGTTTATGCTCGCGGCCGTGTACAAGATCGTGCAGGATATCTTGGCGTTTGTCCAGCCGCAGATCCTCCGTGCTCTGCTTGCTTTTGTCGAAAACTGGCAAAAGACGGACGACCCGGCGGTGCggggcacggcgctgcgtggctACGTCCTTGCCTTTCTCCTCTTCCTCACGGCGGTGATCCAGATGGCGTCGCTGCACCAGTACTTCCAGCTCGTGAGCGTCGTCGGtatgcgctcgcgcgcaggcgtcgTCAGCGCCATCTTCCGCAAGTCGCTGCGCCTCTCGAACCaggcgcgtggcgagcgTGCTACGGGTGACATTGTCAACTTGATGAGCGTCGACGCAAACCGCCTGCCCGACTTTGTCATGTACGCCCACATTCTTTGGTCGGCCGTATTCCAAATCACGATCGCCTTTATCTCGCTGTACAACCTGCTCGGCTGGTCGGCGTTTGTCGGTGTCGCGATCATGATTGTCTCGGTGCCATTGAACACGATGCTCGCGACCtacctgcgcacgctcagTGCGAAGCAAATGAAGGTCAAggaccgccgcacgcagatCATGAACGAAATCATCCTCAACATCAAGTCGATCAAACTGTTTGCCTGGGAGCAGGCCTTTACCGAGCGCCTCCTTGCCGTGCGCAATGGCGAGGAGCTTCCTCTCCTTCGCAAGATCGGTATGGCGTCGGCCGGCTTCAACTTCTTCTGGCAGGCGATTCCTTTCTTCGTGTCCCTCGGCACGTTTATCGCTTTTACCTTGACGAACGACACGCCGCTCACGGCCGACATTGTGTTcccggcgctggcgctgtATCAACTGCTCAACTTCCCCATGTCGATGCTGGCGGGTATCGTGTCCATGTTCCTCCAGACGCAGGTCTCGGCTGTGCGTCTCGCGTCGTTCTTTGACGcggaggagctcgaccCGAACGCACGCGAGGTCGTGACGGTGTCGGACAGCGCCGAACGCCCTACAGCGGATTCCGTGCCCGAGTTTCCCATCGAGCTGCACAACGCGTCGTTTGCCTggggcgccgagcagcctACGCCGACACTCACAGACATTACGCTcaagctgcgccgcgccgagctcgtcgcggtgctgggccgcgtcggcgacggcaagTCGTCGCTCCTCTCGgcggtcctcggcgagatgGTCAAGACGGCGGGCGAGACTGTTGTGCACGGCAAGACCGCGTACTTCTCGCAGGGCGGCTGGTGCATGGGTGCATCGGTCCGCGACAACATTCTGTTTGGCCGCGAGTTTAACGAGGAGCACTACCAGCAGTGCATCTACGCGTGCGCCCTCACGCCGGATCTCGAGCAGTTCCCTGAAGGTGACCGCACCGagatcggcgagcgtggTGTGAGCCTGAGTGGCGgccagcgtgcgcgtgttgcgcttgcgcgtgcGTGTTACGCGGCAGCGGACATTtacctgctcgacgacccccttgcggcggtcgacgcgcacgtTGGTGCGCACATTTGGAAGCACGTCATCGGCCCGGAGGGTATCCTGAAGGACCGCACGCGTATCCTCACGCTCAATGCCGTTTCCTACCTCTCTGGCTGCGACAAGATCTtgtcgctgcgtgccggtCGCCTGCTGGAAGAGCAAGGCACCTTTGAGGAGGTGatggcgatgcgcggcgacgtgtaCAAGCTCATCACCGGTCTTGGCCGCCAAGGCGAGAAGGAAAAGAGCGgctccgcgacgccggtcgccaaggcgccggtgccTCAAATGCGCCTCTTCCGCCCtcgcgagctcgccaaggacgaggTGAAGGTCGACACGATCcgccagctgcgcgagtcgaACATGCCCAAGGAAAAGCAAGAGACGGGCTCGGTCAAATGGGACGTGTACAAGCAGTACatgcggagcgcgtcggtcgtcggcgtgaTCCTCTACTTTTCCGCGCAAGGTTTCACGCAAATCTTTTCGCTCTCGCGCGACGTTGTGCTGAAGCAGTGGAGTGCCGCGAACGAGACGCATCCCCGCAGCGACCAGCCCGCGCTGGCGCGTTTCTACCTGACGCTCTATGCTGTGGCGGGTATCACGACGTCGATCGGTTTCTGTATCGCACCGTTTATCCTCTACGTGTGGCTCGTGCTGCTGagtgcgcgccgcttccACGACCGTCTCTTTATGTCTGTGCTGCGCTACCCTCTGCAGTGGTTTGagacgacgccgaccgGCCGCCTGCTCAACCTGTTCAGCCGCGACATTTCCGTGATTGACGAGGTGCTTCCCCGTGTCATCCAGGGCTTTgtgcgctcgtcgatgGTCGTGCTGAGCGTGGTGTGCGTTGTGTCGTACAGTGTGCCCTCCTTTATCCTGTTTGTCATTCCCTTGGCGCTGGTGTACCGCATGGTCATGCGCTACTACCTCGCCTCGAGCCGTGAACTGAAGCGTATCGACGCGGTGTCAAAGTCGCCCGTCTTTACCTGGTTCCAGgagtcgctcggcggcctgccgACGATCCGTGCCTACGGCCAGTCGACGACGTTTGTCGACTCattcgaggcgcgcgtcgaccgcaaTCAGATGTGCTACTTCCCCGCCATTACGTGCAACCGCTGGCTtgcggtgcgcatcgagctgctcggctcGTCGGTCATCTTCTTTGCGAGCACCATGGCCGTGCTCATGGtcacgacgagcggcggcatgTCGGCCGGCCTGCTCGGTCTCATGCTTTCGCAGGTCCTTTCCACGACCCAGACGTTGAACtgggccgtgcgctccgcatccgaggtcgagcagaATATTGTgagcgtcgagcgtgtgaTTTCCTACTCGGAGCTTcccaccgaggcgccgttCGAGCTCCCGGGTCCGGACCGCAACACGTGGCCCTCGCACGGTGTGATCTCGTTCGAGAACTATGCGACGCAGTACCGTCCCGGTCTGCCGCTCACCCTCAAGGACCTCACGTTCAAgacgcgcgctgcggaGCGGATTGGTGTGGTGGGCCGCACTGGTGCGGGCAAGTCGACGCTTACTCTCGCCCTCTTCCGCAttctcgaggcggccgcgggcAAGATCTTTGTCGACGGTGTGGACattgcgacgctcggcctgcacgagctgcgtgaaGCGCTCGCGATCATTCCCCAGGACGCCCAGCTCTGGCAGGgtacgctgcgcgagaaTCTCGACCCCCTGCACGAGTACAGCGAcaaggagctgctgcgtgtgctcgaccatgcgcgcctcggaccGCTGGTCGAGAGCGACCCCCTCGGATTGGACCAGCGCGTGTCGGAGAGCGGCTCGAACCTGTCGGCGGGCCAGCGCCAGCTGCTGTGCATTTCGCGTGCGCTTGTGCGCCACAGCAAGGTGCttgtgctcgacgaggcgacgtCCAGCGTCGATCTCGAGACCGACGACCTTGTCCAGAAGCTCGTCCGCACCGAGTTCCACGGCACGACCATTACGATTGCACACCGCCTGAACACGATCCTCGATTCGGACCGTGTGCTTGTGCTGCAGAACGGCACGCTGGCCGAGTTTGACTCGCCACAGAAGCTGCTGCAGGACGACAAGTCGATCTTTTACggcatggcgctcgaggcgggtCTGTACGAGGCGATTGCCGAAGCGCGTGGCGAGCAGGTCAGTGCCGTGAAggaagaggccgaggtccaggtggacgaggccaaggaggccaaggccaccgAAGCGCCCAAAGAGGCCAAGGCCCCCGAGCCccaagcggcggcggcgcccaaCGCGACGCCCAAGAACGCCCCTCCCACCGACGCCAAAGGCCCCGCTGCTGCCCTCAAAGAGGACACGACGGATGCCTCGACGGACGATGCCAAAGACACCCCCAATGGAGCCACGACCGAGCCCAAGTCCCAGTCCAAGAAGCGGAACAAGAACAAGGGAAAAAAGAAGTAACTCGCATGAGCCGTGTGGGTTACATAGTGATGGAATAACGATTCACCGCATCCCGTAGCGATCGCTGCGTGTACACAGAGCCCATATGCAAACCTATACATCCCGGCTACTCACGGACACGCCCTAGCCCCGGGGTATgtgccggcgtcggcagcggctgcacggccggcgtcaTGGCGCGTGtcacgtcgccgaccgcctgccgccgcgtcACTGCGCTATGGTAGTGCCCCGCGTTGAGGTCGGGTGATACGAGCAGCGTGGGCGGTGGTGACGTCGCGTTCAGCGGCGGTGACTCGCCCGGCGCTCCGTTGGAGCGGCTCACGAGGCTCGCAAACTCGCGGCGGTACTCGTCGCTTTGCGAGCTGATCGTGCGCGTAAGGGGCTCATCGACGCTGACATTGTCGAGCGTCTCTCCCCCAcactcggcgcgcgacgcgctcgagcgcagc
This sequence is a window from Malassezia japonica chromosome 5, complete sequence. Protein-coding genes within it:
- a CDS encoding uncharacterized protein (TransMembrane:18 (o56-74i102-122o134-153i165-183o195-217i336-354o360-379i391-409o415-435i468-489o495-518i579-600o612-638i980-1000o1028-1057i1108-1125o1131-1149i1225-1252o); EggNog:ENOG503NXEW; COG:Q) — protein: MELATWAMDAHLWREGRIAVWEQAPAVTGCAAWLCDQVEGWGPMSRMRDFDLTPCFQAVALWLVPSIVFLALAFRALNKLTEKPVEERGETSLNLLHEKDGITSVIALLGAAELAVMIGLRAHATDGSLALTSGVQILAGLVTTLAYVVAILLQHANHLRESHSSDSALLFWLVHLFAGPIRLRTLVQLAPKASVIQLLMVVPFCMRLLLVLVEFVLECQPVEGDEGTIALPEDDGMITFGEEAPAEEVPPFDPLYNPVQSPLETANLFSRLTFHWMQPMMTLGAKRFLTESDMWALPHGEDTENLGDAFQRSWDRLTEKIAMQGRTLEATRRIRFWTALFYSYGPMFMLAAVYKIVQDILAFVQPQILRALLAFVENWQKTDDPAVRGTALRGYVLAFLLFLTAVIQMASLHQYFQLVSVVGMRSRAGVVSAIFRKSLRLSNQARGERATGDIVNLMSVDANRLPDFVMYAHILWSAVFQITIAFISLYNLLGWSAFVGVAIMIVSVPLNTMLATYLRTLSAKQMKVKDRRTQIMNEIILNIKSIKLFAWEQAFTERLLAVRNGEELPLLRKIGMASAGFNFFWQAIPFFVSLGTFIAFTLTNDTPLTADIVFPALALYQLLNFPMSMLAGIVSMFLQTQVSAVRLASFFDAEELDPNAREVVTVSDSAERPTADSVPEFPIELHNASFAWGAEQPTPTLTDITLKLRRAELVAVLGRVGDGKSSLLSAVLGEMVKTAGETVVHGKTAYFSQGGWCMGASVRDNILFGREFNEEHYQQCIYACALTPDLEQFPEGDRTEIGERGVSLSGGQRARVALARACYAAADIYLLDDPLAAVDAHVGAHIWKHVIGPEGILKDRTRILTLNAVSYLSGCDKILSLRAGRLLEEQGTFEEVMAMRGDVYKLITGLGRQGEKEKSGSATPVAKAPVPQMRLFRPRELAKDEVKVDTIRQLRESNMPKEKQETGSVKWDVYKQYMRSASVVGVILYFSAQGFTQIFSLSRDVVLKQWSAANETHPRSDQPALARFYLTLYAVAGITTSIGFCIAPFILYVWLVLLSARRFHDRLFMSVLRYPLQWFETTPTGRLLNLFSRDISVIDEVLPRVIQGFVRSSMVVLSVVCVVSYSVPSFILFVIPLALVYRMVMRYYLASSRELKRIDAVSKSPVFTWFQESLGGLPTIRAYGQSTTFVDSFEARVDRNQMCYFPAITCNRWLAVRIELLGSSVIFFASTMAVLMVTTSGGMSAGLLGLMLSQVLSTTQTLNWAVRSASEVEQNIVSVERVISYSELPTEAPFELPGPDRNTWPSHGVISFENYATQYRPGLPLTLKDLTFKTRAAERIGVVGRTGAGKSTLTLALFRILEAAAGKIFVDGVDIATLGLHELREALAIIPQDAQLWQGTLRENLDPLHEYSDKELLRVLDHARLGPLVESDPLGLDQRVSESGSNLSAGQRQLLCISRALVRHSKVLVLDEATSSVDLETDDLVQKLVRTEFHGTTITIAHRLNTILDSDRVLVLQNGTLAEFDSPQKLLQDDKSIFYGMALEAGLYEAIAEARGEQVSAVKEEAEVQVDEAKEAKATEAPKEAKAPEPQAAAAPNATPKNAPPTDAKGPAAALKEDTTDASTDDAKDTPNGATTEPKSQSKKRNKNKGKKK